The Onthophagus taurus isolate NC chromosome 6, IU_Otau_3.0, whole genome shotgun sequence region TTGTGATGGAAAGCAAAGGGAAGACGTATGACCAAAAGATAATGGATATAAAGAGCCAGATGAAGGGTAAAAAGGTAGTAGAAATTATTGAGGAAATAAGAGAGACTAGAGACGGACGGGTTctgattataacaaaaaacgaTGAGACGGGCGTAAAAGAGCTGCAGAAGATCCTAACAGAAAAAGAGGGACAGAGAGTAACAAAGGGTGAGAAAAGGGGTGAGAGAGGAAagataataaacataaagggCATGACTCCGGCAACGGAAATATATGAGGTTGAAGAGGCGATAAGATTAGTAATTGGAGCGAAAGCAGAATGTAAACTGAGCACGCTAAGGCCATACGCTGGATGCATGAGAGCTATTACAGTAGTGACAAGCAAAGAGGGAGCGGAATTACTCATAAGAAATAGAAGATTAAGGGTGGGCTTGACAATGTGCCAAGTAGAAGTGAGAGAGGAAATAAAGAAGTGCAACAGATGCTGGTCTCCAACACACCTGGCTAAAGAGTGCACCAAAGAGGACAGAAGAACCTGGTGCTACAAATGCGGAGAACGTGGGCACCAAACAGGTGAATGCAAGAATGAACCAAAATGTCCAGACTGCCAAATTACCGGACACAGAGCAAGTACGGGGGCGTGCCCAATTTATAGGGAAACGGTCAAGAAAATGAAGAGAACGGGAGCAATAGAGGATAAACCAGAAGCCGTGGAACACAAACTGATTAAAGCCGCGAGACAGGAAACGACACGGAGACAGGATAAAACGATGGAGGAGGAAGGCAAGGCGAAGGAAAAAGAGGGACCTCCGGAGGAAGCTCGGGAGAGGGACCAAAGGGAAATAGAAGTAGAAAGAAAGGAGAGTATCGGCAATGAACATCAAAAACAAGATAAACAGATGGTGGAAAGGCAACAAGAAATGAAGAATTTCGAGAAGGTTACTAGacggaagaaaagaaaaaagaaggaaGGAAGTTCTGAAGGCCAAAGCTCTACAGAATCAGGTTCTCCGAACGAGCCGATCAGAAACCGATACCTGAGAGCAATAAATCGTGATGCCCAAGAAAATCAAAGTACTACAACTCAACGTAAATAGATCAACGGAGGCTATGAACCTCATGGAGAGACAGGCAGTTACGACGCGGACTGACCTAGCAATAATTTCGGAACCGAATAAGAGAAAGATTGAGATGGGTGGATGGTTTAAAAATAGTGATGGGGatgttgcaataaaaatttggAACCAGGATATCAAGGTTAACAAATGGATGGAGGGAAATGGATATTTGGCGCTGGCGACTAACGTGGGACTTCTGGTGGGATGCTATCTGACTCCAAACGAAACAATCATGGAATTCGACAGAAAGCTGAGTGACTTGGGAAGAAGTGTGGATGGGTTCAGAGAAAGAGAAATTGTAATGGCTGGAGACTTTAATGCTAAACACAACCACTGGGGATCAAAGAGAGAGGACGAGAGAGGCAGGATGGTTTGGGAATGGATGGCGGAGAGGGACATGGTTGCGGTAAATAGAGGGGACAGACCGACTTGGAAAAGGGGAAGTCAGGAGTCCATAATAGACCTGACAATTTGCAGGAGCacacaaattaataattttgagaaatggcgagtggaggaggaggaggaaaACCTCAGCGACCACCAAAGCATATACTTCAGCGTCAGAATGCATCACAAAAGAGAACCCTGTAGAACAAATAGCGAGGGCAGATGGAAAAGAAAGCAGGAATTCGtcaaaaaatttgaagaaattctGCATAAAGAGTGTCTGAAAAGGCGCAAAATGACCCCAGAAACACTAACAGAGGCAACTACAAAAGCATGCAACGTGGCCTatggaaaaagaagaaagaccAGGATTGAAACAGGAAGGTTATACTGGTGGAACGAGGAGGTAAAGAAGGCAAGGCAGAGGGTAAATAAGTGCAGACGAGTTGCAACAAGAGGAAGCAGAAGCGGCGGTGCGCCGAGAGAGCTGGAGGGACTGGAGACTGAATACAGGGAAGCAAAGAGACAATATAGAAGGGAAATTAAAAGGGCAAAGAAAAGAGCATGGAGAAATCTGTGTAACGAGTTGGAGACTGATGTTTGGGGGGATGCCTACAGGATAGCGCTGAAAAGGACGAAAAACATATGTAAAGTTGTCCTCGACGAAGTTGAAGTAGTGAACGTAATCAAAGAACTCTTTCCTGATGGGGAGGACAGCACGTGGAAGATAAAAAGGCTGGCAAAAATAGAGAGAGAGGTGACGGAAGAGGAAGTGAGAGAGACCGCTGAAGGcataaaaagtaaaagagcACCGGGTCCTGATGGCTTAACACCGGAGGTGATGAAAGATGTCGTGAAGCTGGAAGCAAAAAAACTGGCAAAAATGTATGATCAACTGCTGAGAGAAAATAGATTTCCCAAGATATGGAAGGAGGGAAAACTTGTGCTGATAGAAAAGGGCGATCCAAAGAATAAAAAGTTCAGACCGCTGTGCTTACTGAACTGTTTCGGAAAGCTGTATGAGGGATTGATTAGAACGAGACTGCTGGAAGAACTGGAAGCAGGGGGAGGACTCGCAGAGCACCAATATGGTTTCACCCAGGGAAAATCCACCGAAATAGCTGTAGGAGAAGTGCTAAAGAGAGCAGACGCCACGGAGAAGTTTAACAGAGGAAAAAAAAGGAAGTGCTTGCTGATCACTATCGACGTTAAGAACGCGTTTGGTACGGCGACCTGGGGTAAAATCATAGAGGAAATGGAAGAGAAGGGAATTACGGAAGGATTGATTAACGTTATAAAGGAATATCTATCCGAAAGACAAGTGATATACGAGGGAGGAAGATATGGAATAAAAAGAGGAATTCCGCAAGGGTCAGTACTCGGTCCTACTTTATGGAACATCTATTTCGACAAGATTGTGAGATCGCAGGAAGGGAAGGACAATGTAGACATAATAGCGTATGCGGATGACCTAGCATTGGTCATTACAGGATGGAAAGATGAAGAACTTACGGAAGTCGCACACCGAACGCTAGAGCACATAGCACACATGATGAAGGGATTGGGTTTGGAAATGGCGCCGGAAAAGACAGAGGCGGTGCTACTAAAGAGCAGGAAGACAAAGACCGAATTAGAATTGAAAGTGGGAAACTGTAGTATAAGAACAGGACAAGCGATCAAGTACTTGGGGGTAATGCTGGGGAAGGACGTAAGATGGCGTGAACACATCAGATATGTCGTACAGAAAGCCCAAAACACAACTAGGGCATTATACAGAGTTATGGGAGCGACGTATGGACCCAGCATAGAAAAGCGCAAGATGATAGGTGCGGTTATATGGGCGCAGGTTTTTTATGCGTGCCGAGCATGGAGGGACGCCCTGAAGACCAAACGGAACGTAGAACAACTTACGAAAATACAGAGAGCAGTCATGATAAGAATAACGAGCGCGTACAGGACCACGTCGAATGCAGCATTGCAAGTACTTGGGGATATGCCACCGATCGACCTATACGTGAAGAAGAGATTGGACCGGAACGTGGGCGAGACCAGAGACCTCATCGATAGAGAGTGGCAACGGAGATGGGAGAGCACCAAAGATGTTGCGAGATGGACAAAGAGATTGGTGCCCGTTTTATCTGTGTGGCTGAAGCGAGATTGGGGCGAGACGAACTATTATATGAGCCAGTTTATGGGGGGACACGGGTGCTTCAGAAGTTATTTGCACAAGTATAAGAGAGCCTCCGACGACCGATGCATGTACTGCGATATGGAGGACGACGTAGAACACACGTTCTTCCAGTGTAGTAGGTGGGAAGACCTTCGAATGGAAATGGAGAGAAAGGTGGAAAAAAGGTTGACTCCAGAAAACTGCGTACAGACCATGATAGAGAGTGAAAGTAATTGGGCAACAGTGCAGAAATACATCAGAGAGGTTGTCAGCACAAAGGAGAAAGAGGAGAGACGAGAAAAGATATAGAAATGGTAAGCCGCCTGTGCGATGGTAAAAACCCGTGAGGGTAGTTCCGCGCAGGAGAGAGGCAGGAAAAAAAGGGGGGGGTTTTTAGTGGGTAGATGAGGGGCTGTCATTAGTCCCACACTCCCGGCCGAAGAACAACATCTACTTCTtacaacaactttttaaagcGCCAACAGTAGGCCGGGGTGCATAACACATTTTCCCCTCCCCagcgcaaaaaaaaaaaaaaaaaaaaaaaaaaaaaaagggttgggttgggttgggttgggttgggttgggttgggttgggttgggttgggtttccCTCAGGGGCCCAGTGAGGAGTCACTGGGTACGGACTTAGCGAACCCGAGGCCGCCTGAGCTCGAGGAGCATACCTCGTTAAAAAACTGGGGTCCGGCTGGCCCGGCCGGTAGCACCCCACAAGGGTACCCACCTGGGTTTACAGGTGGAGGAGCAAACCTCCTAAAAAAACTGGGGTCGCGTAGTCCCGGGCGACAATACCCCACGCAAAGTCCCTGCCGGGATGCAGGGAGCACGGGATAGTGTTTGGTGTTTAGTGTAATATGGCGTAGCAGTGTAGTCCTCTGTGAGTGTATACCTGCCGGTAGGTTAAAAACGGGGCGTAACCTAGGCGCCTGACATCTGGAACAATGGTTAATGGATGAAAAGCCAGAAGCCTCGGATGGGCCCGCCGGCCAAACAGTGTCGCGGGCTACGCATGGGGAGGGGTCGACCCCGCGTGATTACACAGACTACTGCATACAGGGCTCTGCAAGCCAGAGCATAGAGGGCTACGTGTTTAGACGTAGCACCCTCATTGGCCGCTCTCCAACTAGGTCGGCCGAACGAAAAGAAGAAGCATCGAGTAATCAAGGAAATACGGAGAAGGAGTTAACAGCGTCTGAAGAATCTGAGGAGCCAGACACTGATCTAGACCAGACGTTTGTATCTGCCGAGGAACTAGAAACCAAGACGAGTGTGGGAGAGAAAATGATTGATCTGGTTAGCCCCGAAAAATCGAAGCAATACAATCAACTAGTATTTCCAAGCTTAGACGATTTAGAAGAAAATACACCTTTAAGGATGAGAAGCTGGTCTCTCGATGGTGGAGTGCTGAGACAGATGAGTATGGAGGAGGAGACGAATAGGGAGAGTAAGAAGAGGAAGATGGTACAGCGTGGAAGCGAAGAGGAGAGAGAGGAAGTAGAGGAAGACACCAGTATGGAGGGAGGAATAAAAATGcccacaaaaaaaacaaacagagAAAGAATGGAAGAAAGCTTAAAGAATAAAGAGCAAAGAAGAGTACAGACTGAAATAAAGACGAATATCACAGaggaacaacaaaaaattaataaacgagGGAGCGAAGACGAAAAGAGAGAAGTAGATAAGATAGATAGAGAGAAGGAGGAACAGGAAATAAGGAAACGTGCCAAAAAAGTGGATAACAGTATAGAAGAAATGTTGAATCTGGTGAAAGTCCTCCGAAAGCACACCGAACAAAATACCAAAAGAGAAATTAAAGATACggtaaaaaaaatggaaagattGGCGGTGGTACTAGGTAGCAAAGAAACGAAAGAACTGCTAACATATGAAGGAACCAGAATAAAGCCGGGGGATGTAAAGGAGATGAAAACACAAGCAACACAAACAGAAAGAGAGAAGGATAGCGATGAGAGAGAAAGGAAGGAGCGAatggaaaaaataagaaacgcgAGATCATTCAAGGAGTGGGAACAGGTAGTAGAACTAGAGTGGGAAGAAGGAAATTATGAAGTGACCAAGATAATAGAGGGAAACCCAGTGTGGCAGCAGGAAATAGATACAAGGGTGGTAATGATTGAGCCAGAAGATATAGAAATGGAAAGAGGCATACAGCGTCAATATAAAAAAGCGTATCCAATACTCGAAGAACTGAAAGAAGAATGCGAAGACGTGGAAATGAGGAAGACGATGAAGGTGAGAGGGGAGAAAAGAGAAATAAGagaaagaataataaaaatacgaaCAGGAAGAACAGAGAAAGAGATTTGGCAGACTTTAATCACCATAAGGAAAAAATCCGAAGGAGAGAGGGAAATTGCGATGCACCACATAACGGGAATAACATTAAAGAAGCTAAGGACAATGACGGATATTATATTTAAGACATCGAAAACAACAGTAAAGATTTACACGACGTTAGCAAGAAGgcaggaagaagaaaaagacaAACGAAGTAGAGCGTTAAAAGAGGGCAGTGAGGGAAAAAAGAGCGAAAGAGCAACGTACGCCCTGATACTGCAGAGCGAAGGACCGCAAAGAACCTATGAAGAAATGGTGaaagatattaaaatacaGATGAAGGGAAGAAAAGAAACAGAACTGATAGAGGGGATAAGACAGACAAGGGATGGAAGGGTGCTGATAACAACGAAAAAAGATAAGGAAGGAACAAAGGCGATACAGAAAATTCTGGAAGAACAAAAAGGACAGAAAGTAACGGAGGGAGGAGCAAAAAGCAGAAACACAATAATAAACCTGAAAGGAATGGATATAGCAACAGAGATGGCAGAGGTGGAACAAGCGATTAGAAAGAGTGCTGGAAGTGGTGTAGAGTTTAAAATGAGCAACTTTAGGCCATATGCGAAATGTATGCGAGCGATAACGATCGAAATAGGTAAAGAGGGAGCAGAATGCCTTATGAAGCAAAAGAGAATAAGGGTTGGGTTAACTATGTGCCAGGTCGAAAAGCGAAAACTGATAAGGAGATGTGTGAGATGCTGGTCCACGTCGCATCTTGTTAAAGATTGCACTGGAGAAGATCGAAGCAACAGGTGTTTTAATTGTGGTGAAAGAGGGCACCAGGCCAAGGAGTGTACTAGTGAAAAGAAATGCCTGGATTGTGGAATGATAGGGCACAGCGTAGGTGCGAGGGAATGcccaacaaaaaataaaggacCATGGGAAAGAAAGGTGGAAAAAAGAGCGATACCGACACTAGACAAACAACAGAGAGATATCGAAGAAAGAAGAGATCAGAATAGAGAAGAAAGCGATGAGATGGAGGTAAAACGACAAGCAGAGATTACTGAACAAcgaaacgaaaaagaaaagagaGTGGAGGAAGAACAACACGAGCAAAGAGTAAACGATGAAGACAAGAAAGGGAAAAAGGAGGAAGATCTACAATTTAAGAAGGTTGTAGGGAAGAGGACAGGGAACAAAGAGAGCAAAAAGGACACTCAAGGTATCTCAAAGCTCTCCCCGACTAGACAGACAAAATGAAACCATTAAAGATCATGCAGTTCAACTGCAATAGGAGATGGGACACCCACGATCTCCTGGAAGCAGAAGCTCAGCATAGAGGGACCGATATATTGATTGGACAAGAGCCGAATGTAAGGAAAGCGCAGAAACTCAAAACGGACAAAAGAGGAGACGCATTTATTCAAATATGTACGACTTCAATAACACCAAAGAACTGGGAAGTTGGGGATGGCTTTCTTGGGGTATACCTGGAAAACCTCACTTTGTGGTCAGTCTATTTCTCTCCAAACAGATTGGATACAGATTTCGAAGAGCTGCTTGACGATTTGGAAACAAAAGTAAGGGCAAGTTATAAACCAGCTGTGATATGTGGAGATTTTAACGCGAGGACGAGAATGGCGGGAGACGTTAGACATAACCGAAGAGGTCAATTGTTGGAGGAATGGATGGCAAAAAATAGACTGATACTGGTAAATGCGTATGGAATAACAACGTATAGGGGACCCAGAGGATCCTCAGTAATAGACTTGACACTGATATCAGAATATATGGCGAATTCAGTCGTGAACTGGGAGGTGAGGGAAGACGCTGAAATGCTAAGTGACCATGTCCTTGTATCCTTGTCAATTGCAACAACCATTCAGGCTACTGAAAGGATAAAGAAAACTGTAGGTTGGAAGGTTACAGATGAGAAGTTAAGTCTACTACGAGAAAATTTCAAGAATAACCCCCGAAAAGATTTAACCCCGGAATCTCTCATAGAAAGAATCACCAACGCATGCAACAAAACGTTCAAAAGTAGATCAGCTGGCAATAAGGGTAGGCAACCGAAATATTGGTGGACACAGGAGATAGCGGAAGCAAGGagaaaatgtatcaaaaaGCGAAGAGAGATGCAAAGAGGAAACAGAGGGGGAACAGACAGAAACAGCAATAGCGAGAAAAGGCAACAATATAGAAAAGCAAAGAAAGATCTCTCAATGATGATTAAAAAGTCGAAAGAGCAGAAGTGGAAGGACCTATGTAGTGAACTAGAACAAGATGTCTGGGGCACTGCATACCAGATTTTAACAAAGAGGCTGGGCACAAGGGGCATCGGACAACTAGATGAGGACACAATCAACAACCAGTATAGCAAACTCTTCCCCATAGTAACAGAAGAAATAGATAGAGTAGAATTACCATTAACGATACAAAAAAAGGATGAACCATTCAGCAAAGAAGAGTTAAAGTTGACTCTTGGACagttaaaacaaaagaagGCTCCAGGAAATGATAAGATAACCAACGAAGTCCTTAAAGCGTGTGTCGAAGCGGACCCAGATGTCTTTCTACAGGTCTTCAACGGCTGTTTGGAGACTGGATGTTTCCCGGATGTTTGGAAGGAAGCTAAGCTACTGCTAAtagaaaaacctttaaaacCTGGTCAAACACAATCCTATCGACCCTTATGTCTTTTAAGCGTTGTGGGAAAGCTGCTCGAAAGACTGATCAATAAGAGATTGATGGATCAGTTGGAAACCACTGGAGCAGTAAGCGACTGTCAGTTCGCATACAGAAAAGGAAGGGGAACGGTAGACGCGATAATGTCAGTAATAGATAGAATATCACTTACCAATAGGGGTTTTAGCGTGATGATATTAATAGATGTCAAAAACGCATTCAATTCGGTCCCATGGAGAGAGGTGAGGAAAGCGTTGAGAGAAGCAAAAGTAACGACACCAATAAGAAGTTTGTTAAACACATACCTATCACAGAGGAAAATCCTGctacaaaatgaaaaatggcGACAAATGAGTTGCGGAGTACCACAAGGCTCAGTGATTGGAGGCACACTATGGAACCTATATTACAATAGAGTCCTTATCCTTGAACAGGAAGAGGGAGTTAGTGTGGTGGGATATGCCGATGACCTCGCTTTGGTGGTAGAAGGTAGAACACCTGAGATAGTAACCGAAAAGGCTGAGTACTCGATAAAAAGAGTTGCGGAATGCCTAGTAAGTATGGGTCTCCAAATGGAAGAATCGAAGACAGAGATCGTAATTCTGGAAGGTCGGAGGAAGTTTGATAAAATCACCATCAAGATAGGTGACACAACGGTATCGAGTGAAAGGTCTATAAAATACCTTGGTGTGATCTTAGACAAGGGTTTACGAATGACGACACATATAAGAACCATATGTGAAAAGGCAGCTCACATGCAAAATGTCTTGGCGAGACTAATGCCAAGGATAGGGGGCCCGTCGCAAAGGAAAAGAAGGTTGCTAGCATCGACGATATGCTCTGTAATACTTTATGCAGCCCCTGCGTGGGAGGGagtaataaaacataaaaagtacAAGAACATCATTCGAAGTATTGAACGTAAATGTACCATAGCGATTACGGCGGCGTACCGAACCGTAGCAACTGATGCGGCGGGAGCCCTGGCGGGATGCCCACCCCTGGACCTCCTCATATCAGAAAGAGCGAAGAACTGGAAGAACAAGGGCAGCACAAAGAAAGAAGTACACATTGAAATGTTGGAGAAGTGGCAGTCCAGGTGGAGGAATTACACAGGCTGGAGCAGCGTGTTCATCAGCGATGTTGTAGCGTGGCAAGAAAAGGGCCCGCCTACAGACTATTACGTAACGCAGGCAATTACCGGACACGGCAGTTTTGGAAGCTATctgagaaaaataaaaaaactagaaTCGGATATGTGTTGGTTTGGGTGCGCCGTACCAGACACCCCTGAACATACGATTTTTGGCTGCTCAAGGTTTGACAGAGAAAGAAAGATGGTGGAACTGCAGATAAACcgaaaaataacgaaaaacaCCGTAGCGGAAATCCTAGTAGAAGGGGAAAAAAGGGCTGAGTTGTTGGTAAGTTTTCTGAGGCAAACCATGAAAACGAAGGATGCAGAAGAACAAGAAATGAAGAGAAAGAAGAGagaggaagaagaaaatgGAAGCAACAGAGACTGCAGCGAGGAGGAACGAGAGGGGGGCGACCCCTCTCATCAGCCGGGTACGTAATCCACAATAtacatttcaaaaagttaatggtttttttttttcctcaataACGATAACGAGAGCGGATGCCTGGAAATGGAGAAAAGCGGTGCAGCGAGAGGGGACCAGACTGAAGAAGAAGGAGAACGATGGATAAGAAGAGGAACGAGAGAGGGGCTTGCCCCTCTCAACCGGGGGGACCTCTTGAACCTCAACAAATGAGGTTCAAGTTTTTCACGAAGAAAGATGGAAGGGTAGGGGTACGGTAGATGCTGTGATGGCTGTCCTACATCAAAAAAGAGAACAACAGAAAACTTCCTTAACACATAGAGGCCTCTCTATAATGGTAATGCTAGATATAAGAAATGCATTTAACTCAGCACCGTGGGGAAAGATAATGGAGGCGATGGAGGAGGGAAGATTCTCAAAGggaataaaaagaattgttagaTCATATCTCTCAGAAAGGAAGATAATACTTCCAGGAGGAAGAGAAGAGAGTATGACATGTGGTGTACCTCAAGGTTCAGTCATAGGAGCGACGCTATGGAACGTTTTCTATGATAGCGTTCTGAGATTGAAAATGGAGGAAGGCGTATCTACGATCGCATATGCTGATGATTTGGCAGTGATAGTAAAAGCGAAAACACCAGAAGCGATAAAAGACAAGGCGGAGTATTGCATACAAAGAATTGCAGAAAAGATGAGAGATTTGGGACTGGAAATGGCGGAGGAGAAGTCAGAGATTGTTATTTTGGAAGGCAGAAGGAAAATGAAGAGCATTGAGATAAGAGTTGGGAAGGAAATGATAAAGAGCTCGCAAGCAGTGAAATATCTGGGGGTGTACCTAGATAAAGATTTACGTATGACCGAGCACGTGAAGAAAGTTGCAGAGAAGGCGAGCCTGGTGTATAGGAACTTGTCACGCCTAATGCCGAAGAAGGGAGGTCCGAGACAGGCGAGGAGAAGATTGTTGGGAACCGTGGTGAGATCCATAACTTTGTATGCAGCTCCAGCGTGGGAGATAACTatgaaaaacaagaaatatgTTGGAATAATAAGAACAATAGAAAGAAAGACTTCCATTAGCATAACATCAGCGTATAGAACGGTCTCTACTGAGGCGGCAGGAGCGTTGGCGGGGCATCCACCAATGCATCTGTTGGCCTGGGAACGAAGTAGGAATTGGGAAGAGAAAGGGAAGAATAAGACGCAGAATAGACAGACACTGGGGGAGAAATGGCAGGAAAGATGGAGCAAATATACAGGCTGGgcaaaaaatttcataagAGATGTTAGAGAATGGCAACAAAAAGGGCCAGAAACAGATTATTATACAACACAAGCCATAACGGGCCACGGAATTTTTGCAGCatacttaaaaaatataaagaaggtGAAGTCGGATATTTGCTGGTTTGGATGCGGAAAGCGAGACACTCCAAACCACACGCTCTTTGAATGCAATAAGTTCGAAAAAGACCGTAAAGATACGGAGGCCATCATCGGAAGAAAACTACGAGTTGACACCGTAGCAGAATTATTGACTGGAGACGAGGAAGAAAGAGAAGCAGTGATGAGCTTTTTGCGAGGGGTCATGATGGAGAAGGAGATGGAAGAGAGGAGAAGAGAGAAGGAATTCAGTGGGAGAGAAGAGGAATAGGGGAGGCATATTGCCTCCCCGAGCCGGGTATGTATAGTACaatgacatttaaaaaattgaacgaaattttgttttcatgaGACCCGAAAGAGAGTGGGAATGAGCACCTATGCCCGGAGTCTCCGAAGAAATGCGCAAGCGGTTCCGGAGAGAGATAGAAGACGAGGAAAGGGGTTTTTTAGTGGGTCGGGGCCTTTAGCCCCAACCCCACACTATCTGGCCGCCCAACACCCCAGGCCAGATGTCTGTTTGCAGATTTTTCCCCAAtctcgttaaaaaaaaaaaaaaaaaaaaaaaaaagggttgggttgggttgggttgggttgggttgggttgggttgggttgggttgggttgggttgggttgggttgggttgggttgggttgggttgggttgggttgggttgggttgggttgggttgggttgggttgggttgggttgggttgggttgggttgggttgggttgggttgggttgggttgggttgggttgggttgggttgggttgggttgggttgggttgggttgggttgggttgggttgggttgggttgggttgggttgggttgggttgggttgggttgggttgggttgggttgggttgggttgggttgggttgggttgggttgggttgggttgggttgggttgggttg contains the following coding sequences:
- the LOC111419138 gene encoding golgin subfamily A member 6-like protein 26 encodes the protein MDEKPEASDGPAGQTVSRATHGEGSTPRDYTDYCIQGSASQSIEGYVFRRSTLIGRSPTRSAERKEEASSNQGNTEKELTASEESEEPDTDLDQTFVSAEELETKTSVGEKMIDLVSPEKSKQYNQLVFPSLDDLEENTPLRMRSWSLDGGVLRQMSMEEETNRESKKRKMVQRGSEEEREEVEEDTSMEGGIKMPTKKTNRERMEESLKNKEQRRVQTEIKTNITEEQQKINKRGSEDEKREVDKIDREKEEQEIRKRAKKVDNSIEEMLNLVKVLRKHTEQNTKREIKDTVKKMERLAVVLGSKETKELLTYEGTRIKPGDVKEMKTQATQTEREKDSDERERKERMEKIRNARSFKEWEQVVELEWEEGNYEVTKIIEGNPVWQQEIDTRVVMIEPEDIEMERGIQRQYKKAYPILEELKEECEDVEMRKTMKVRGEKREIRERIIKIRTGRTEKEIWQTLITIRKKSEGEREIAMHHITGITLKKLRTMTDIIFKTSKTTVKIYTTLARRQEEEKDKRSRALKEGSEGKKSERATYALILQSEGPQRTYEEMVKDIKIQMKGRKETELIEGIRQTRDGRVLITTKKDKEGTKAIQKILEEQKGQKVTEGGAKSRNTIINLKGMDIATEMAEVEQAIRKSAGSGVEFKMSNFRPYAKCMRAITIEIGKEGAECLMKQKRIRVGLTMCQVEKRKLIRRCVRCWSTSHLVKDCTGEDRSNRCFNCGERGHQAKECTSEKKCLDCGMIGHSVGARECPTKNKGPWERKVEKRAIPTLDKQQRDIEERRDQNREESDEMEVKRQAEITEQRNEKEKRVEEEQHEQRVNDEDKKGKKEEDLQFKKVVGKRTGNKESKKDTQGISKLSPTRQTK